The DNA sequence CTGTACCAGAAGTCCTCAGTTAAACTGTTGGCTCTTCTATATCCTCCTGTTGTTGAGGGTAGGAAAACATATGTTCCATGAATTCAACagattgtacatttttgtgtctcatcatGTGCTCTAAAtgtaaagacttttttttctgacacaattttccatttcaaatcaACTGAAAAACAGAGAGTGGTGGCGGCAAGAAGGGAGGCAAGAAGAAGGGTGGCTCTATGCAGACTGTGTCTTCACAGTTCAGGGTGAGGTTTGACAAATACATTCAATGTTAGTCGACAGTGAAACTcaaatttgtttggttttatgacAAAGGTTATCACATTCTAACTACAGGAGAACTTGGGCAAGTTGATGACTAACTTGAGGAGCACCCACCCTCACTTTGTGCGTTGCCTGATTCCCAATGAGTCAAAGACTCCAGGTACCAAAACATGATCTTCAAAGTGTTTCTGTGTAGTGGTTTGGTTTGATGTAtgcaaaacaacttaaaaactaACAATTTCTATTGtacaggtctgatggagaacTTCCTGGTTATCCACCAGCTCAGGTGTAATGGTGTCCTGGAGGGTATCAGAATCTGCAGGAAAGGTTTTCCCAGCAGAATCCTTTATGGTGACTTCAAGCAGAGGTACAACTATTATGATAATAGAAGTTGGATGTAGACTATGACAAGAAAATCCACACGCTGACTGTTGGCTCTCTCAATACAGATACAAGGTACTGAATGCCAGTGTCATCCCTGAGGGCCAGTTCATTGACAACAAGAAGGCTGCAGAGAAGCTGCTTGGGTCAATTGATGTGGATCATGACCAGTACAGATTTGGACACACCAAGGTAAGCACCAAGTGTTCCTTGTTTTAAATAATAGAAATTCTGTATCATTACTTGGAACATTGAATATTCAGTCCAGCTCGTCTATCTATTGTCTGACAAGTTATATCTACTTCACTGAATTTGGTGCAAATCTAATCAATGTGCCAGTGGATAAGAGACTGATCACTTGTACAGATACAGAGCAGCCAGCATGTGAAAAATTATGAAACATCAAAGAATTAGAATTCATGACCTATGTGGGATGCCTAAAAATCCCATTTGTTTGGATGTTGTACAAGATGTGCAGTACTCACTCTCTGGGTTCATTCTGATCTCATTGTCTAAATTTGTCCTGCAGTCACAATTGTCTTTGTTTGTACAGGTATTCTTCAAGGCCGGTCTGCTGGGTACCCTTGAGGAGATGAGAGATGATAAGCTGGCAGCTCTGGTCACCATGACTCAGGCTCTCTGCCGTGCTTACCTCATGAGAAAGGAGTTTGTCAAGATGATGGAGAGGAGGCATGTTGAAAACAGCGAATTCTCCACACAAAGTCATGTgaaaaaactcaataaaaactTCCTTAACAACAACTTCTTGTCCACAGGGAAGCCATCTATACCATCCAGTACAATGTCCGCTCATTCATGAATGTCAAACACTGGCCATGGATGAAGGTGTACTACAAGATCAAGCCTCTGCTGAAGAGTGCTGAGACTGAAAAGGAGCTGGCCCAGATGAAGGACAACTATGAGAAGATGCAAAGTGACCTGGCTGCTGCCTTGGCCAAGAAGAAGGAACTGGAGGAGAAGATGGTGTCTCTTCTGCAGGAGAAGAACGATCTGCAACTGCAAGTAGCATCTGTAAGTAGACACCAAGAGAAAGTGGTGCCTTTTATTCTATGTCCACATGTCCACAAAATGTCAGTGTGCTAACGTCATTTGTCCAATGTAAACAAGGAATCAGAGAATCTGGTAGATGCTGAGGAGAGATGTGAAGGTCTCATCAAGAGCAAGATTCAGCTGGAGGCCAAACTCAAAGAGACCACTGAGAGactggaggatgaagaggaaatCAATGCTGAGCTCACTGCCAAGAAGAGAAAGCTGGAGGACGAATGCTCTGAGCTCAAAAAGGATATTGATGACCTGGAGCTTACCTTGGCCAAAGTGGAAAAGGAGAAACATGCCACTGAGAACAAGGTTTGTAAACTTGAATATATCGAgcagataaaataacattttggaaTGATGTcttcacacaaaaataacatgtttCCTGCAAACACAGGTGAAGAACCTGACTGAGGAGATGGCCTCTCAGGATGAGAGCATTGCTAAGCTGACCAAGGAGAAGAAAGCCCTTCAGGAGGCTCATCAGCAGACTCTGGATGACCTGCAGGCTGAGGAAGACAAAGTCAATACTCTGACCAAGGCCAAGACCAAGCTTGAGCAGCAAGTCGATGATGTAAGTTTTAAGTCGTCTGGACAAGTCCAACAGGATccttcttgaatcttgaatatGACAATAACAAACCCATATTCCTGTGCAGCTTGAGGGCTCTTTGGAGCAAGAGAAGAAGCTTCGTATGGACCTTGAGAGAGCCAAGAGGAAGCTGGAGGGTGATCTGAAACTGGCTCAGGAATCCATCATGGATCTTGAGAACGACAAGCAACAGTCCGAGGAGAAAACTAAAAAGTAACTAAGTTCAGCCTGTAATctcaattgaaaaaaaaaatgaatatgtcTGGAGACATGGTCCAGAGTATGAATGAATTCTTACTATGCATTTCATCACTCTCACAGGAAGGACTTTGAAATTAGCCAGCTCCTTAGCAAGATTGAGGATGAGCAGTCAATGGGTGCCCAGCTTCAGAAGAAGATCAAGGAGCTTCAGGTCACGGATCCGTTGTGCTACTTCAAACATCACTTATGAATTTCCTACTTGGTCACTCAAAGttgaacatttactgaaaaacTACATATCTACATCCAACAGGCCCGCATTGAGGAACTGGAGGAGGAGATTGAGGCTGAGCGTGCTGCTCGTGCCAAGGTTGAGAAGCAGAGGGCTGACCTCTCCAGGGAACTTGAGGAGATCAGCGAGAGGCTGGAGGAGGCCGGCGGTGCAACTGCTGCTCAGATTGAGATGAACAAGAAGCGTGAAGCTGAGTTCCAGAAGCTCCGTCGTGACCTTGAGGAATCTACTCTGCAGCATGAAGCCACGGCTGCTGCTCTTCGCAAGAAGCAGGCCGACAGCGTCGCTGAGCTGGGAGAGCAGATCGACAACCTGCAGCGCGTCAAGCAGAAgcttgagaaggagaagagtgAATACAAGATGGAGATTGATGACCTCTCCAGCAACATGGAGGCTGTTGCTAAAGCAAAGGTACACAACACATTCACTTGTGGTGCTAAATATCtaaatgacagtaaaactgtaatcAATATAAAGACAACCAAATCATTGATCTGatttctcttctccttcttaGGGAAATCTTGAAAAGATGTGCCGTACTCTTGAGGACCAACTTAGTGAACTGAAGACCAAGAATGATGAAAACATCCGCCAGTTGAATGATGCAGGTGCACAGAAAGCTCGTCTCCTCACAGAAAACGGTATGTACAAAACAGTGTCTAAATGCAGTGATCTTCACTGTTTGACAGAGAAACGGAACAAAGACTAAAGTTTGATGATTGTTTTCACTCCAGGTGAGTTTGGCCGTCAAATTGAGGAGAAAGAGGCTCTTGTATCCCAGCTGACCAGAGGGAAACAGGCCTTCACTCAGCAGATTGAGGAGCTGAAGAGGCAGATTGAAGAGGAGGTTAAGGTAAGAAACCTTCATCTTAAATATGTATTGCCATTATTGGTTGGGGATTTAGACATTTTGCACATTCAATTGTATGTCTAATTCCAGGCCAAGAATGCTCTTGCCCATGGACTGCAATCTGCCCGCCATGACTGCGACCTGCTGAGGGAGCAGtttgaggaggagcaggaggccaAGGCTGAGCTGCAGCGTGGAATGTCCAAGGCTAACAGTGAGGTGGCTCAGTGGAGAACTAAGTATGAAACCGACGCTATCCAGCGCACAGAGGAGCTTGAGGAAGCCAAGTGAGTAATATTCAAACAACTGAATATTCAGACGTATAGCATTACAGCATAGGTCGACAAATAACAAGACAAATGTGACTTTTCCTACAGGAAAAAGTTGGCTCAGCGCCTTCAGGAGGCTGAGGAGCAGATTGAGGCTGTCAATTCCAAATGTGCCTCTCTGGAGAAGACCAAACAGAGGCTCCAGAGTGAGGTGGAGGACCTCATGATTGATGTGGAGAGAGCTAATGGGCTGGCTGCCAACCTGGACAAGAAGCAGAGGAACTTTGACAAGGTAAcatcttttactttttgcaACCAAGAAATGAAGCTAGAAAAGGGATTTCTggatgtatgtatatataactGTATAAACTGTGTTGTTCAGGTGCTGGCAGAGTGGAAGCAGAAGTATGAGGAGGGTCAGGCAGAGCTTGAGGGAGCTCAGAAGGAGGCTCGTACTCTCAGCACTGAGCTGTTCAAGATGAAGAACTCTTATGAGGAGGCTCTGGATCAGCTGGAGACCATGAAGCGTGAAAACAAGAACCTGCAGCGTGAGTTAATACCACATTGTATTAACAACAGCAGTTAGCTGTTAGAACTTAGTTGCTTTAAAAGACGTGCATGTGTTTGTCAGAGGAAAGTTGTACAATTGCCATTTCACAGCTTTCACATATTAAACATCTGCATCCATCTGCAGAGGAGATCTCAGATCTGACTGAACAGATTGGTGAGACTGGCAAGAGCATCCATGAGCTGGAGAAGGCCAAGAAGCAGGTGGAGACAGAGAAGTCTGAGATCCAGACAGCTCTTGAAGAGGCTGAGGTAAAcctttgtctgtttctctgAGGAGACCTTCTTAACAGAAACAACTTTAAGTCATGAACTAACATTGCATAAAAGCTTTAAAGGCAGAGGTCAATATGTAGTTCTTTGATATCATTAGGGAACTCTGGAGCATGAGGAGTCTAAGATCCTGCGTGTCCAGCTGGAGCTGAACCAGATTAAGGGTGAGGTTGACAGGAAGCTGGCAGAGAAAGATGAGGAGATGGAGCAGATCAAGAGGAACAGCCAGAGGGTGATTGACTCCATGCAGAGCACTCTGGATTCTGAGGTCAGGAGTAGAAACGATGCCCTGAGAATCaagaagaagatggagggaGATCTGAACGAGATGGAGATTCAGCTGAGCCATGCCAATCGCCAGGCTTCTGAGTCCCAGAAACAGCTGAGGAATGTGCAGGCACAGCTCAAGGTATTGTAATACACAGAGCACAAAGAGTCCTTGCACACATGATAGTAAGTACACCAACATTCAGACATTCATATGAATACTTTCCCGATCATGTTTTGCACTAGGATGCTCAACTGCACCTTGATGATGCTGTCAGAGCCCAGGATGACCTGAAGGAACAGGCTGCTATGGTGGACCGCAGGAACGGTCTGATGGTGGCTGAAATCGAGGaacttagggctgctctggaacagacagagagaagccGCAAAGTCGCGGAGCAGGAGCTGGTGGATGCCAGTGAGCGTGTTGGACTTCTGCACTCTCAGGTGAACATGACTTTAAACATTTCTCCAGCGTTTCACAAATCTAAACAACCATGGAAGGGACGAGATAACAACCAATTTCTCATCTTTTAGAACACAAGCCTGCTGAACACCAAGAAGAAGCTCGAGGCTGACCTGGTCCAGATCCAGAGTGAAGTGGATGACACTGTTCAGGAAGCAAGGAATGCAGAGGAGAAGGCCAAGAAGGCTATCACTGATGTAGGATTAAAGATCATTTGTTTGCTATT is a window from the Amphiprion ocellaris isolate individual 3 ecotype Okinawa chromosome 3, ASM2253959v1, whole genome shotgun sequence genome containing:
- the LOC111587213 gene encoding myosin heavy chain, fast skeletal muscle-like, coding for MSTDAEMAIYGKAAIYLRKPEKERIEAQNKPFDAKSACYVADAKELYLKGTIVKKDGGKVTVKLLDNDEERTVKEDDVSPMNPPKFDKIEDMAMMTHLNEASVLYNLKERYAAWMIYTYSGLFCATVNPYKWLPVYDAEVVAAYRGKKRMEAPPHIFSVSDNAYQNMLTDRENQSVLITGESGAGKTVNTKRVIQYFATISVGGGDKKKEAAGAGKIQGSLEDQIIAANPLLEAYGNAKTVRNDNSSRFGKFIRIHFGTTGKLASADIETYLLEKSRVTFQLPDERGYHIFYQMMTNHKPELIEMSLITTNPYDFPMCSMGQITVASIDDKVELEATDNAIDILGFSGEEKMSIYKMTGAVLHHGNMKFKQKQREEQAEPDGTEDADKVAYLLGLNSADMLKALCYPRVKVGNEFVTKGQTVPQVLNSVTALAKSIYERMFLWMVIRINQMLDTKQQRNFFIGVLDIAGFEIFDFNSMEQLCINFTNEKLQQFFNHHMFVLEQEEYKKEGIIWEFIDFGMDLAACIELIEKPMGIFSILEEECMFPKATDTSFKNKLYDQHLGKNRAFEKPKPAKGKAEAHFSLVHYAGTVDYNIAGWLDKNKDPLNESVVQLYQKSSVKLLALLYPPVVEESGGGKKGGKKKGGSMQTVSSQFRENLGKLMTNLRSTHPHFVRCLIPNESKTPGLMENFLVIHQLRCNGVLEGIRICRKGFPSRILYGDFKQRYKVLNASVIPEGQFIDNKKAAEKLLGSIDVDHDQYRFGHTKVFFKAGLLGTLEEMRDDKLAALVTMTQALCRAYLMRKEFVKMMERREAIYTIQYNVRSFMNVKHWPWMKVYYKIKPLLKSAETEKELAQMKDNYEKMQSDLAAALAKKKELEEKMVSLLQEKNDLQLQVASESENLVDAEERCEGLIKSKIQLEAKLKETTERLEDEEEINAELTAKKRKLEDECSELKKDIDDLELTLAKVEKEKHATENKVKNLTEEMASQDESIAKLTKEKKALQEAHQQTLDDLQAEEDKVNTLTKAKTKLEQQVDDLEGSLEQEKKLRMDLERAKRKLEGDLKLAQESIMDLENDKQQSEEKTKKKDFEISQLLSKIEDEQSMGAQLQKKIKELQARIEELEEEIEAERAARAKVEKQRADLSRELEEISERLEEAGGATAAQIEMNKKREAEFQKLRRDLEESTLQHEATAAALRKKQADSVAELGEQIDNLQRVKQKLEKEKSEYKMEIDDLSSNMEAVAKAKGNLEKMCRTLEDQLSELKTKNDENIRQLNDAGAQKARLLTENGEFGRQIEEKEALVSQLTRGKQAFTQQIEELKRQIEEEVKAKNALAHGLQSARHDCDLLREQFEEEQEAKAELQRGMSKANSEVAQWRTKYETDAIQRTEELEEAKKKLAQRLQEAEEQIEAVNSKCASLEKTKQRLQSEVEDLMIDVERANGLAANLDKKQRNFDKVLAEWKQKYEEGQAELEGAQKEARTLSTELFKMKNSYEEALDQLETMKRENKNLQQEISDLTEQIGETGKSIHELEKAKKQVETEKSEIQTALEEAEGTLEHEESKILRVQLELNQIKGEVDRKLAEKDEEMEQIKRNSQRVIDSMQSTLDSEVRSRNDALRIKKKMEGDLNEMEIQLSHANRQASESQKQLRNVQAQLKDAQLHLDDAVRAQDDLKEQAAMVDRRNGLMVAEIEELRAALEQTERSRKVAEQELVDASERVGLLHSQNTSLLNTKKKLEADLVQIQSEVDDTVQEARNAEEKAKKAITDAAMMAEELKKEQDTSAHLERMKKNLEVAVKDLQHRLDEAENLAMKGGKKQLQKLESRVRELESEVEAEQRRGADAVKGVRKYERRVKELTYQTEEDKKNVTRLQDLVDKLQLKVKAYKRQAEEAEEQANVHLSKCRKIQHELEEAEERADIAESQVNKLRAKSRDSGKGKEAAE